From the genome of Spodoptera frugiperda isolate SF20-4 chromosome 23, AGI-APGP_CSIRO_Sfru_2.0, whole genome shotgun sequence, one region includes:
- the LOC118266886 gene encoding LOW QUALITY PROTEIN: eIF-2-alpha kinase activator GCN1 (The sequence of the model RefSeq protein was modified relative to this genomic sequence to represent the inferred CDS: deleted 1 base in 1 codon) yields the protein MADSEVLKKLKDIPFKIQTASLKERREVVEEIRNLLSTPGITEPAVRFVCRLLVLTLHRYRDSTSQSYIKSLVAHLAATHREWTLKALLPVLLEISEQLKNTASSKSICQSGLYALRWSTVLIDGTIKSTEENGVDYNTLVISQANLLAAITAYGDHRKSDKAYSMLHTSWVSIGKAKLSKWIEVLLATPPDSGPQICVTFSILCRHLQQIGDGETIEQHKTKMLESFTKSVISVKSRPNANYIKGCHDLLSQLNSGDVRDALLPALHKAMLRSPETIVQAVGQVFASLNVELDGLAVDIGKSLIVNLHSKDEWVRGEALCALERLAARCRQPAAARALLTHAFAEYNGASGKLTSSEDKIAVLNGVSCLRALPVSGADRLALFSEVATQLGRVLDSESHERTLCVALDTLQRWTAGLGVTLPDKMLDIFKKNLSAKSTTQVVRTMYMSMVAAGVRACGASPAQADVLQPVLSKAVDKAAQQPLQHLVVSEGICAMLCLAQLDAARSLPTRGQWAALTHADKHVLLHDRVLAAATDDVLMQVVLLCRTVLENYQSVASEPNSPVYRAFVLVLLSPIKTVRTSAVEEVKALLANEDRVLIARNLALKLNEVLEEGKVFNTKEKTPTDDKAAGEVTGKMILDCVQALCSFKGYPEKDSQDLALSVLPSCHHPLAVAVNQHAWVKLVNYLGHDPKKLVSLYSNNLKNKYIVDYVPNDTNTNVVATLVRVSPEWAGGAALAAALAVLADPGLLRVSRDEYFTYLTPPGELYDKSAVPGNEDNKEMNLKRESKAYSYKEQLEELQLRRELDEKNKREGKVKEVPLSAKQKEAIKAQLAKESAIRERLSALNRRVVMAVRLVEAAGRGAELALCRGARRLLPAALAALRSPLAAPRLAATYVALRPALLPRHAALGDLIARLTLRLHKPQCDLEPSWEEHELDAATARTINQMYATTCTKPSEGDDDAPQKTNHFTAPGFCYAFPLLKLGLSNAALWADEQTMLNGLAVIEQHAALRLDCDLMHPALFPIDHMFRLLIDLISSTSGRVQAACTVALLETAQCGARAGLGLDDVSCLLAGLQSPLEVVRDAALRALLRVLHVLPALLEDPHYALELTKRLLVATFDVADDNKKLAEELWSQLPLAQQWSREPELVELLLEEVQHPAEPVQRAAAAALAHLVQRAPPGAAEHVLQRLQDIYTERLPMIPARLDQFGHVVEAAVDAWGARRGVALALLALAPQLPAAAVPPAMRFFVERALPDRSDPVRAEMLNAAMAIVDLHGKETLSSQLPVFENFLDKAPKSGGYDAVRQCVVLLVGSLARHLAPDDARIKPITLRLVAALSTPSQQVQEAVSNCLPHLVSSPALEDEIPAIMNKLMKQLLTAEKYGDRKGAAYGIAGIIKGLGILSLKQLDVMGKLTEAIQEKKNFKYREGALFGFEMLCYKLGRLFEPYIVHVLPHLLLCFGDSSQYVRAAADDTAKLIMSKLSAHGVKLVLPSLLQALQDDNWRTKAGSIELLGAMAYCAPKQLSSCLPSIVPKLIEVLSDSHMRVQEAGAEALGVIGSVIRNPEIQAIVPVLLEALQDPSNKTSACLQTLLDTKFVHFIDAPSLALIMPVVQRAFLDRSTETRKMAAQIIGNMYSLTDQKDLMPYLPNIIPGLKSSLLDPVPEVRSVSARALGAMVKGMGESSFEELLPWLMHTLTSESSSVDRSGAAQGLSEVVAGLGVHKLHKIMPDIIATAERTDIAPHVKDGYIMMFIYMPGAFTDEFLPYIGQIINPILKALADENEYVRETALKAGQRIVNLYAESAITLLLPELEKGLFDDNWRIRYSSVQLLGDLLYRISGVSGKMSTETASEDDNFGTEHSHKAIINALGPERRNRVLAGLYMGRSDVALMVRQAALHVWKVVVTNTPKTLREILPTLFGLLLGCLASTSYDKRQVAARTLGDLVRKLGERVLPEIVPILERGLRSERADQRQGVCIGLGEILASTSRDAVLSFADGLVPTVRTALCDPLPEVRMAAARTFDSLHATIGNKALDDILPQMLEGLKDPDPEIAEATLDGLKQVMAIKSRAVLPYLVPVLTAGGAGGAVTRALSALAAGAGAALARHLPRVLPALLAALVAARGTPAEARELDHCRDALLPVVDPPGVRSIIDTLLETIRSGDEPRQRAAAALLCAYVSHSRAELAPHVPQLIRGLVLLLAGAERDVLLMAWEALGALTKSLDPERQIAHVSDVRQAVRYAAADLKPDQLLPGFCLPKGLAPILPLFRESILNGLPEDKENAALMLGEIIRLTSAAAIQPSVVHITGPLIRILGDRFNSSVKAAVLETLATLLTKVGVMLKQFLPQLQTTFLKALNDPNRPVRIKACLALSQLVVIHSRADPLFLEMHNTMKNVEDPLIKETMLQALRGVISAGGDKMTAATALAILPTLSSPALLAHPEDPPRSQAAGCLGALLHCLPAAQQDAALAHHVLAASDAELLAHGRSAALFVALKETPHVVYKDEDKVDKALLALLASDKVAIACNGLRAMGYLMRHLLKEGRPVPPAILSQFVRSMNHPSNEVKQLMARAATMLGREAELSASGPSAELLRALLPALVNGTKEKNTYVRANAEIALRAVLRLPQDEQFHLQCMALLEEGAREALGDVVARVLRRNIADGRDEDLDCTLLT from the exons ATGGCAGATTCCGAG gtattaaaaaaattgaaggATATACCATTTAAAATCCAGACCGCAAGTTTGAAAGAACGACGTGAGGTTGTTGAAGAAATTCGGAATTTACTATCAACACCGG GTATAACAGAGCCAGCAGTGCGATTTGTGTGTCGTCTGCTGGTGCTCACACTACACCGGTACAGGGACTCCACCTCCCAGTCCTATATCAAGAGCTTAGTGGCCCACCTTGCTGCTACCCACAGGGAATGGACCCTCAAAGCTCTGTTACCTGTTCTGCTAGAAATATCAGAACAGCTGAAGAACACAGCTTCATC AAAGAGTATTTGCCAAAGTGGACTATATGCACTGCGCTGGTCCACAGTTCTCATAGATGGCACAATTAAGTCCACTGAAGAGAATGGAGTGGACTACAATACCCTCGTGATATCTCAGGCCAACCTGCTTGCTGCTATCACTGCATATGGGGACCATAGGAAGAGTGACAAGGCCTATTCTATG CTTCATACATCTTGGGTGTCAATTGGAAAAGCTAAATTATCTAAATGGATTGAGGTGTTACTTGCCACACCACCAGACTCAGGCCCACAGATTTGTGTGACTTTCTCTATTCTGTGCCGACATCTACAGCAGATAGGCGATGGCGAAACCATTGAACAACACAAG ACTAAGATGCTGGAAAGCTTCACCAAGAGTGTAATCAGCGTCAAATCTCGACCAAACGCGAACTACATCAAGGGTTGCCACGACTTGTTGAGCCAACTCAATTCTGGGGATGTCCGCGACGCACTGTTACCGGCGCTACACAAGGCCATGCTGCGCAGCCCTGAGACTATAGTGCAGGCGGTGGGACAGGTGTTCGCCAGCCTCAATGTGGAGTTGGATGGACTGGCTGTCGACATCGGCAAAAGTTTGATTG TGAACCTGCACTCGAAGGACGAGTGGGTGCGCGGCGAGGCGCTGTGTGCCCTGGAGCGTCTGGCGGCGCGCTGCCGGCAGCCCGCGGCCGCGCGCGCCCTGCTCACGCACGCCTTCGCCGAGTACAACGGGGCTAGTGGCAAGCTCACCTCCAGCGAGGACAAGATTGCAGTACTCAAT GGTGTGAGCTGCCTGCGCGCGTTACCAGTATCTGGCGCAGACCGACTGGCCCTGTTCAGCGAGGTAGCGACTCAGTTGGGTCGAGTACTGGACAGCGAGTCCCACGAGCGCACCCTGTGCGTGGCACTGGATACGCTGCAGCGGTGGACTGCGGGGCTCGGGGTCACGCTGCCGGATAAGATGCTCGATATTTTCAAG AAAAACCTATCAGCGAAGAGCACGACGCAGGTGGTGCGCACGATGTACATGAGCATGGTGGCGGCGGGAGTGCGTGCATGCGGCGCCAGTCCCGCGCAGGCAGACGTGCTGCAGCCGGTGCTCAGCAAGGCTGTTGATAAAGCGGCTCAACAACCACTGCAG CACCTGGTGGTGAGCGAGGGTATCTGCGCGATGCTGTGCCTGGCCCAGCTGGACGCGGCGCGCTCGCTGCCCACGCGTGGGCAGTGGGCCGCGCTCACTCACGCCGACAAGCACGTGCTGCTGCACGACCGCGTGCTGGCCGCCGCCACCGACGATG TCCTAATGCAGGTGGTGTTGCTATGCAGAACAGTGTTGGAAAACTACCAAAGTGTTGCCAGCGAACCAAACTCGCCGGTTTACAGAGCCTTCGTGCTAGTCCTACTATCTCCTATCAAGACTGTTCGTACATCCGCTGTGGAGGAAGTTAAGGCTCTACTTGCTAACGAAGACAGGGTTCTAATAGCTAGGAATTTAGCGCTCAAACTAAATGAAGTTCTGGAGGAAGGGAAAGTGTTCAACACCAAAGAAAAGACGCCGACTGATGACAAAGCTGCTGGTGAAGTCACCGGGAAGATGATCTTGGATTGTGTTCAGGCACTGTGTTCGTTTAAAG GTTACCCAGAGAAAGACTCTCAAGACTTAGCCTTATCAGTCCTGCCAAGCTGCCACCACCCACTGGCGGTGGCAGTGAACCAACACGCGTGGGTGAAGCTGGTTAACTACCTCGGACACGACCCGAAAAAGCTGGTCAGCTTGTACTCAAACAACCTGAAGAACAAGTACATTGTGGACTATGTACCTAATGAT ACCAACACGAACGTGGTGGCGACGCTGGTGCGCGTGAGCCCGGAgtgggcgggcggcgcggcgctggCGGCGGCGCTGGCCGTGCTGGCCGACCCCGGCCTGCTGCGCGTCTCGCGCGACGAGTACTTCACCTACCTCACGCCGCCCGGGGAACTCTACGACAAGAGCGCCGTGCCGGG TAATGAAGACAATAAGGAGATGAACTTGAAGCGCGAGAGCAAGGCGTACAGCTACAAGGAGCAGCTAGAGGAGCTGCAGCTGCGGCGGGAGCTCGACGAGAAGAACAAGAGAGAGGGCAAGGTCAAAGAG GTGCCCCTATCAGCTAAACAGAAGGAAGCTATCAAAGCTCAATTAGCCAAGGAGAGTGCAATAAGAGAACGATTGAGCGCG CTGAACAGGCGCGTGGTGATGGCGGTGCGGCTGGTGGAggcggcggggcgcggcgcCGAGCTGGCGCTGTGCCGCGGCGCGCGCCGCCTGCTGCCGGCCGCGCTGGCCGCGCTGCGCTCCCCGCTGGCCGCGCCGCGCCTCGCCGCCACATACGTCGCGCTGCGCCCCGCGCTGCTGCCGCGCCACGCCGCGCTCGGGGACCTCATCGCACGACTCACGCTACG GCTCCACAAACCGCAGTGCGACCTGGAGCCGAGCTGGGAGGAGCACGAGCTGGACGCGGCCACGGCGCGCACCATCAACCAGATGTACGCCACCACCTGCACCAAGCCCAGCGAGGGAGACGACGACGCGCCGCAAAAGACCAACCACTTCACTGCACCGGGATTCTGTTACGCCTTCCCACTGCTTAAACTTG GCCTGTCGAACGCGGCGCTGTGGGCGGACGAGCAGACGATGCTGAACGGGCTGGCCGTGATCGAGCAGCACGCGGCGCTGCGCCTGGACTGCGACCTCATGCACCCCGCACTCTTCCCCATCGACCACATGTTCCGCCTGCTCATTGACCTCATCA GCAGCACGAGCGGGCGCGTGCAGGCGGCGTGCACGGTGGCGCTGCTGGAGACGGCGCAgtgcggcgcgcgcgcaggccTGGGGCTCGACGACGTCTCCTGTCTGCTGGCCGGCCTGCAGAGCCCGCTCGAG GTGGTGCGCGACGCGGCGCTGCGCGCGCTGCTGCGCGTGCTGCACGTGCTGCCGGCGCTGCTGGAGGACCCGCACTACGCGCTCGAGCTCACCAAGCGACTGCTCGTCGCCACCTTCGACGTCGCCGACGATAACAA GAAGCTGGCGGAAGAGTTGTGGTCTCAGCTGCCGCTGGCGCAGCAGTGGAGCCGCGAGCCGGAGCTGGTGGAGCTGCTGCTGGAGGAGGTGCAGCACCCCGCCGAGCCCGTgcagcgcgccgccgccgccgcgctggcGCACCTCGTGCAGCGCGCGCCGCCCGGCGCCGCCGAGCACGTGCTGCAGCGCCTGCAGGACATCTACACCGAGCGCCTGCCC ATGATCCCGGCGCGGCTGGACCAGTTCGGGCACGTGGTGGAGGCGGCGGTGGACGCGTGGGGCGCACGGCGCGGCGTGGCGCTGGCGCTGCTGGCGCTGGCGCCGCAGCTGCCGGCGGCCGCGGTGCCGCCCGCCATGCGCTTCTTCGTGGAGCGCGCGCTGCCCGACCGCAGCGACCCCGTGCGCGCAGAGATGCTCAACGCCGCCATGGCCATCGTCGACCTGCACGGCAAG GAGACCCTGAGCAGCCAGCTGCCGGTGTTCGAGAACTTCCTGGACAAGGCGCCGAAGTCGGGCGGGTACGACGCGGTGCGGCAGTGCGTGGTGCTGCTGGTGGGGTCCCTGGCGCGCCACCTGGCGCCCGACGACGCGCGCATCAAGCCCATCACGCTGCGCCTCGTGGCCGCGCTGTCCACGCCCAGCCAACAA GTACAAGAGGCAGTAAGCAACTGTCTACCTCACTTAGTCAGTTCTCCAGCCCTAGAAGATGAAATCCCAGCCATCATGAACAAACTCATGAAACAACTACTCACTGCCGAAAAATACGGAGACAGGAAA GGTGCAGCGTACGGAATCGCCGGCATCATCAAGGGCCTCGGCATCTTGTCTCTGAAGCAACTCGACGTGATGGGCAAGCTCACTGAGGCCATACAGGAGAAGAAGAACTTTAAATACCGAGAAG GCGCGCTGTTCGGGTTCGAGATGCTGTGCTACAAGCTGGGCCGGCTGTTCGAGCCCTACATCGTGCACGTGCTGCCGCACCTGCTGCTGTGCTTCGGGGACTCCTCGCAGTACGTGCGCGCCGCCGCAGACGACACCGCCAAGCTCATCATGAGCAAGCTCAGCGCGCACGGCGTCAAGCTCGTGCTGCCCTCGCTGCTGCAGGCGCTGCAGGACGACAACTGGCGCACCAAGGCCG GTTCCATCGAGCTGCTGGGTGCGATGGCGTACTGTGCGCCGAAGCAGTTGTCGTCGTGCCTGCCGTCCATCGTGCCCAAGCTCATCGAGGTGCTCAGCGACTCGCACATGCGCGTGCAGGAGGCGGGCGCGGAGGCGCTCGGTGTTATCGGGTCCGTGATCAGAAACCCAGAAATTCAAG CGATCGTACCAGTGCTACTGGAGGCCCTGCAGGACCCGTCCAACAAGACGTCGGCCTGCCTGCAGACCCTGCTGGACACCAAGTTCGTGCACTTCATCGACGCGCCGTCGCTGGCGCTGATCATGCCCGTGGTGCAGCGCGCCTTCCTCGACCGCAGCACCGAGACGCGCAAGATGGCGGCGCAGATCATCGGCAACATGTACTCCCTCACCGACCAGAAGGACCTCATGCCCTACCTGCCCAATATCATACCCGGCCTCAAGAGCTCTCTGCTCGACCCCGTGCCTGAG GTACGTTCAGTGTCGGCGCGTGCCCTGGGCGCCATGGTGAAGGGTATGGGGGAGAGCAGCTTCGAGGAGCTGTTGCCGTGGCTCATGCACACCCTCACCTCGGAGTCCAGCTCCGTGGACCGCTCGGGAGCCGCGCAGGGACTCTCCGAGGTCGTCGCCGGCCTCGGCGTGCACAAACTGCATAAGATCATGCCAG ATATAATCGCGACGGCGGAGCGCACGGACATCGCGCCGCACGTGAAGGACGGTTACATCATGATGTTCATCTACATGCCCGGGGCCTTCACGGACGAGTTCCTGCCCTACATCGGTCAAATCATCAACCCCATCCTCAAGGCGCTCGCCGACGAGAACGAGTACGTCAGGGAGACCGCGCTCAAGGCCGGCCAGAGGATTGTCAACCTGTACGCCGAGTCCGCCATCACACTACTGCTGCCCGAGCTCGAGAAGGGACTGTTCGACGACAACTGGCGTATCAGGTACAGCTCGGTCCAACTCTTGGGAGATCTACTCTATCGAATCTCGGGAGTTTCTGGAAAGATGAGCACGGAAACTGCTTCGGAAGACGATAACTTTGGTACGGAACATTCGCACAAGGCGATCATTAACGCACTCGGCCCCGAGCGGAGGAACCGCGTCCTGGCGGGCCTGTACATGGGCCGCAGCGACGTCGCCCTCATGGTGCGCCAGGCCGCGCTGCACGTCTGGAAG GTCGTGGTGACCAACACCCCGAAGACCCTGCGCGAGATCTTACCGACTCTATTTGGTTTACTGCTCGGCTGTCTCGCATCCACCAGCTACGACAAACGCCAGGTCGCCGCCAGGACGCTGGGAGACCTCGTCCGCAAG CTGGGCGAGCGCGTGCTGCCGGAGATCGTGCCCATCCTGGAGCGCGGGCTGCGCTCGGAGCGCGCCGACCAGCGCCAGGGCGTGTGCATCGGGCTGGGCGAGATCCTGGCGTCCACGTCGCGGGACGCCGTGCTGAGCTTCGCGGACGGACTCGTGCCCACCGTGCGCACGGCGCTCTGCGACCCGCTGCCCGAGGTCCGCATGGCGGCCGCCAGGACCTTCGACAGCCTGCACGCCACCATCGGGAACAAGGCGCTCGACGACATCCTGCCGCAGATGCTGGAGGGACTCAAGGACCCCGACCCCGAGATAGCCGAGGCCACCCTCGATGGTCTCAAACAG GTAATGGCGATCAAGTCCCGCGCCGTGCTGCCGTACCTGGTGCCGGTGCTgacggcgggcggcgcgggcggcgccgtG ACACGCGCGCTGTCGGCGCTGGCGGCCGGCGCGGGCGCCGCGCTGGCGCGCCATCTGCCGCGCGTGCTGCCCGCGCTGCTGGCCGCGCTCGTGGCGGCGCGCGGCACGCCGGCCGAGGCGCGCGAGCTCGACCACTGCCGGGACGCGCTGCTGCCCGTCGTCGACCCGCCTGGCGTGCGCAG CATCATCGACACGCTGCTGGAGACGATCCGGTCGGGCGACGAGCCGCGgcagcgcgcggcggcggcgctgctGTGCGCGTACGTGAGCCACTCGCGCGCCGAGCTGGCGCCGCACGTGCCGCAGCTCATCCGCGGCCTGGTGCTGCTGCTGGCGGGCGCCGAGCGCGACGTGCTGCTCATGGCGTGGGAGGCGCTGGGCGCGCTCACCAAGTCGCTGGACCCCGAGCGCCAGATCGCGCACGTGTCGGACGTGCGCCAGGCCGTGCGCTACGCGGCCGCCGACCTCAAGCCCGACCAACTGCTGCCCGGCTTCTGTCTGCCCAAG GGACTGGCCCCGATCCTGCCGCTGTTCCGCGAGTCTATATTAAATGGTCTACCTGAAGACAAGGAGAACGCGGCGCTCATGCTGGGCGAAATCATCAGACTGACTTCTGCCGCTGCCATCCAGCCCTCCGTAGTACATATCACGGGACCGCTCATTCGTATCTTGGGAGACAGGTTCAACTCCAGCGTGAAGGCCGCCGTGCTCGAGACATTGGCCACTTTACTCACGAAG GTGGGAGTGATGCTGAAGCAGTTCTTGCCACAACTGCAAACGACGTTCCTGAAGGCACTGAACGACCCGAACCGACCCGTGCGCATCAAGGCGTGCCTGGCACTGTCCCAGCTCGTGGTGATCCACTCGCGGGCCGACCCTCTGTTCCtggagatgcacaacaccatgAAGAACGTGGAGGACCCGCTCATCAAGGAGACCATGCTGCAGGCGCTGCGCGGCGTCATCTCCGCCGGCGGAGACAAGATGACGGCCGCCACGGCGCTGGCCATCCTGCCCACGCTGAGCAGCCCGGCGCTGCTGGCGCACCCCGAGGACCCGCCGCGCTCGCAGGCGGCGGGCTGCCTGGGCGCGCTGCTGCACTGCCTGCCGGCGGCGCAGCAGGACGCCGCGCTGGCGCACCACGTGCTGGCCGCCAGCGACGCCGAGCTGCTGGCGCACGGCCGCTCCGCCGCGCTCTTCGTGGCGCTCAAGGAGACGCCGCACGTCGTCTACAAGGACGAGGACAAGGTGGACAAGGCGCTGCTGGCGCTGCTGGCCAGCGACAAGGTGGCCATCGCCTGCAACGGGCTCCGCGCCATGGGCTACCTCATGCGCCACCTCCTCAAGGAGGGCCGGCCCGTGCCGCCCGCCATACTCTCGCAGTTTGTCAGA AGTATGAACCACCCGAGCAACGAAGTAAAACAGTTAATGGCGCGCGCGGCCACGATGCTGGGCCGCGAGGCGGAGCTCAGCGCCAGCGGGCCCAGCGCCGAGCTGCTGCGGGCGCTGCTGCCGGCGCTGGTCAACGGCACCAAGGAGAAGAACACCTACGTCAGGGCCAACGCAGAGATAGCGCTGCGGGCGGTGCTGAGGCTGCCGCAAGATGAACAGTTCCACCTG CAATGCATGGCGTTGCTAGAGGAGGGCGCGCGGGAGGCACTGGGCGACGTGGTGGCGCGGGTGCTGCGCCGGAACATCGCCGACGGACGCGACGAGGATCTCGACTGCACACTACTTACCTGA